In Lacerta agilis isolate rLacAgi1 chromosome 8, rLacAgi1.pri, whole genome shotgun sequence, one genomic interval encodes:
- the LOC117051058 gene encoding protein snail homolog Sna-like: MPRSFLVKKHFSASKKPNYSERESQTVIVSPCLYEKYPISVIPQPDLLSAGSYYPPLVWDTGLLSNFFTSEPEYKKSASSPPSPGSKPLDLSSSEEEDGKTTSDPPSPSSSATEAEKSHCSQCNKSYSTFVGLSKHRQLHCDSQARKSFSCKNCEKEYVSLGALKMHIRSHTLPCVCKICGKAFSRPWLLQGHIRTHTGKDSSVCSFYRNSRERGLLKHQRVYKQYTIIQGW; the protein is encoded by the coding sequence ATGCCGCGCTCTTTCCTGGTGAAGAAGCATTTCTCGGCCAGCAAGAAGCCCAATTACAGTGAACGGGAAAGCCAGACTGTGATCGTCTCCCCGTGTTTGTATGAGAAGTACCCCATCTCTGTCATCCCCCAGCCTGATCTGCTGAGTGCTGGTTCCTACTACCCTCCACTTGTATGGGACACAGGGCTGCTCTCCAATTTCTTCACCTCTGAGCCGGAGTATAAGAAAAGTGCCAGTTCTCCTCCCAGCCCTGGCTCCAAACCCCTGGACCTGTCCTCCAGCGAAGAGGAGGATGGCAAGACAACCTCTGACCCGCCCAGCCCATCTTCTTCTGCCACTGAAGCGGAGAAATCCCACTGCAGCCAATGCAACAAGTCCTACTCCACCTTTGTAGGCCTTTCCAAGCACAGACAATTGcactgcgactcccaagccaggAAATCTTTCAGCTGCAAAAACTGTGAGAAGGAGTACGTGAGCCTGGGAGCTCTCAAGATGCACATCCGAAGCCATACCCTGCCCTGCGTGTGTAAAATTTGCGGCAAAGCCTTCTCCAGGCCTTGGCTCCTGCAGGGCCACATCAGAACACACACTGGTAAAGATTCTTCTGTTTGCTCCTTCTACCGAAACAGCAGGGAAAGGGGTCTCCTGAAACACCAGAGAGTCTATAAACAATATACTATAATCCAGGGATGGTGA